The genome window AATATTATCTACTTAAATACTTTTGccattttgcttttttattacgttattaccctgttattttattaacttcaCTTTGATGAAAACTATTTGatgataaagtttttttaatgatttttctaatatatatttttagtatatacattttattattttttttcagaattttacattttccgCATTTCTCCGCTTTTTTAAgatcagaaaatatatttatttcatattttaaatgattgagaatttaaaagagtaattaaaatcattatgaAAAGATAGATCTTCTATTGACAATCgagttttgttatatatatatatatatataaaacaaaactcGATTGTCAATAGAAGACCTATCTTTtcataatgattttaattactcttttaaattttcaatcatttaaaatatgaaataaatatatatatatatatatatatatatatatatatatataaaatatatagaaaattagtgattgtattattgtattattgatattaaataataaatatagagttacaaaaaaattcaatattggcaaataaatattgaaaaaatatacaatgcaATCCAATAATACCTATTAACTTTGATAAACTTGCTTACCAtactttttagaattttatattatctgtgAATTGATATacgttttcaaaatatattttaaacataatatatcgtgtataatatattatcaagttTAAGAAAACGACACACTGTTatattttgatcattttttttttttggtcataaaaagaattaaaaatcaataattagattaataattatatcttatatatagaagaagcaatgtaaaataaataaaaaaaaattagcacaGTACTCACAGTTATTATTGTACTCACAGTTTTGTAAAACATGCAAGCTTGTCTATCTTCATCCTCGCCTGTGGGACAGTCTATAAAGCCGTCGCACAGGACGTGATCGTCGATGCAATGATATCTACCCATTCTATCCGCAGTCGGACAAGCGAATCTTTCCATTCCGTCTTCGGAGACTGgacattctataaataaaaatcacaagAATATTCTCCTTGAATCCGTTTCTAGAATTATGTCGAATGTAGAAAGTGTAAAAAGTATTATGCAGATAAATGTTAACGTCATTCGATGTTTTCCTATCTTCTCTTCCCTTaatcaaattgaaataattgcaTACAAAGGctcaaaaaaaattgaaagatgtagaaaaataagtCATCTCATCGCGACAtggaaattttcataaatttcattggcgttaattataacaactatgcacacacacacacacacatactaaTCTGTAATCTAATATCGCATTAATATCTAACGAtaagcatacatatatacactttaTCCCAAGTAGAACATAAAACTCATAATGATATCATTATGACGTCACCTAAAagtcattttagaaaaatcataatGATCTCATTTGATATACTTTTGGCAATGTTTTGGTgacttatttttgatattataatatcattttttatatatattacgcaattacttgtttatttaattattcatttatattttaattatatttaaccaacataatctttttaaaattatatatgcgattatttaattaaaaaatttatgattcttTTGGTCATTTTTAcctcattttttaatcatttttgtttAGGTAACTTTtaagtgataaataaaatcatgataTCATTATGTCATAATGATATCATTATGAGTTTTATGTTCTACCTGGGATtctaaacatatacatatacatttcaaGCTATTTTCATCGTGAATTTAGTGTTAAAGCCGGTTGACGAATTCTCTCTGTTATTTACTCGGTATAATAATGCATCTCAAAAGTCTGTGTGCTCAACACATTCGGAGTAAATGTGGTTACCGATTCTCTCTGTATTGTTTgcttaataagaaaatttcattCGAAGCGTAGGATGTGAGTCTTAATACAATGCCAAatgcatgtatatacgtaGGAGAATATATGGGTCAACGCGTGTAATTTTCAGTATAACTGCAAGCTTATTGCGATTAGTTTAGCAAAATGGACTCTTAACATTTAATACATCGTGACCTATCTCTCTGTCGCTTTATATATCGTGACCTAAGATCGGTACAGGATAAAACAACGCtccaacatattttattttagtttttccaacagtcttctcttttttcaaaCGAGCCTTATTATTGCAGTTACTCTAAAGAAGTTTCTCgggataaaaagaaaaaaaaaagtttctctgTATTCTGCATGCCTCTCACGTTTTAGATCTCTCAACGACGTCTAGACTCAAAGAATATTCACTATATAGAAAAGGATATGCTCTGTTCTTCTCGTTGCGGGATTCGCCGTCGGCCTTCCTTTGGATCAATAAATTTGGGAGGGACACAGCGGACACGTCGTGTCGCGCGATAGCGTTTCGtcactttttctttatttgcaGAAGCGCTTTGTCTATATTTTTTGCGCGCGGACGCGTTTTTCATTTGGATTTATAGACCTTTTTCGCCATATAACTCACGTGTCGTGTGTCATTCATAACACGTATCCACTCTTGttcattttacatttcatagaaaattaaaatatcttttccacaAACGCAGATTTACGGGGACTTTAtgcgattaatttaaaatgcacgtatagaattttaataatagacttgacactttatatgaatatcatgattatatttacttttggaAATAAATAGGTGCATCTTTTCTAAATCACTCTTGAATtctttatctaaattattaacaaataaatgaatcgaagagaaaattaatagaaatttattttctaatcttGCAAATTTCtagtatttgaaataaaaaaatgtattattcttcaaaattatgaatttcttGTACAGGGCTTTAGccatcaattttaattctcttatatgacaaacaattaaaaataaagaaaaagggCTTTTTATTCAGAATCAAGAtgcgttaaaataaattcttttctattCGCATgctttattctatttattattatattgtttatttagcgtttaattaaatcagCTAATGTAAGCTACTgtaatgtgaaaaattttgaaaaagaaacagaagagaaataattgtaaatccTTTTTTTCAGTAATCTTtccattttacaaattatcgCATTTTTATCCAATTTCACATAAATCAAACTTTTTCAACTCCTTTTAATCTAATCATTTTTTACGCGCGAAAAACGAGAGGAAGAGTTATTTTCGGACCAAAATTGAGATGTTTatgcataaaaagaaaagtttgcacatattattatcagaGAATTGGACACTTAAAATTATCGCAGTATTTGAAGAAGATTAATGGATTGGTATTCTCCAAACAGAGATATAATAGTTTATAGGTGGGCTGTTTAATTTATGTCTGATTTTTCGCAGACAGTGCAGTCAATCTTTCATTTATGCAATTCCTTACGAAATCGCAGtgcgatattttaaaaattctaaaaaaaaattctttaagcAATAGATagaacgaaaataaaatagatataaaaaagcaaatttgTAATAGATTATATTAGCGCGAGGGAGAATAGAAACtacaaaaatacacaaaatagcaaaataacaaaaaatgtttctataaatatttttggaaggtttcgaaaaattgaaaaaagttcGTATCTCGCTGCATTTTCCTATATTCTAGAAAATAGATTTTCTGTGGATTAATGGAAGAAAATATCGCTTACCGATTTGCGGCACGTCGTACTGTATGCTTCCCCGGATGGACCTTAGCATGAGCTGCGAGGCGATGCTCGCACCGGCCGAGGACACCGAGGACGCTTGAGCCTGGTGTCCCGGGGACTCTCGTTGCGCGTCGATCGAACGCCGTCCGACCGTGATCTGATTCCGCTTGCTACCGGGTAATTTGCCAGTCTCGTAAGCGAAGGCCCTCGGGATGAAGCCGCCGTTCGTGGGTAAATTAAGGGTGGTGCCGGCCTCGGCGCGCGCGGGATCAGTCTTCGTACTCGTCGCAGTGTTAAATCTCTGCTCCGCGTAGAGATCGTCGTGATTGGATTGTCTGGGTTCCTGAAGGACGTTGTCGGCGGCGGTGGTCTTTTTACCTGCCTCGTCGCACACCAGGATCGGCGGCAGGACGCTGAGCGGACCTCGCGGATGCCGACAACCTATACGCCGTTTCTTCGCCCGCTGCCGGCCGCCACccatcagctgattgctacccTCGTCGTGAGGAACGTAGGGCTCGGTCGCGGCAATTGCGTGGGATTGCGACGACGTCACGTACTCGGAATAGAGAACGTTGAGCACAGCGGGCGACAGGGCGAAGAACACGTTCTGGAGCTCGCGCGGCTCCTTCACCATGTCGTCCATCAGCATGCCGGCGGGCGACCACGACGTTATCCGTGGCTCGTCGTTGAATACCAGCCAGTTGGACAGATCGTCCCTCATGTGGGGACTGCCGTCGGTAGGGTATATTCTGAGGTGCAACAGGTTGCTACCTACCGAGCTCAGCTCGCTCTTCTTTCTAATGCTGCTACCGCTTCCGTGACGATAGTCCAGCCCCTGTGTGCCTTGCACTTGTATGATCACGGGTCGATTGCCCACCGCCAGATCCAGTCCCTGCCCCACGTAAGTGAGAAGCCAGAACATGCAAACCGCCATTTTACAAATCAttaacgtttttttaaatagccttccgttatttctctttctttctctctccctctctcctctttcctcttttctagctttctctatctctctata of Anoplolepis gracilipes chromosome 8, ASM4749672v1, whole genome shotgun sequence contains these proteins:
- the Jeb gene encoding uncharacterized protein Jeb; the encoded protein is MICKMAVCMFWLLTYVGQGLDLAVGNRPVIIQVQGTQGLDYRHGSGSSIRKKSELSSVGSNLLHLRIYPTDGSPHMRDDLSNWLVFNDEPRITSWSPAGMLMDDMVKEPRELQNVFFALSPAVLNVLYSEYVTSSQSHAIAATEPYVPHDEGSNQLMGGGRQRAKKRRIGCRHPRGPLSVLPPILVCDEAGKKTTAADNVLQEPRQSNHDDLYAEQRFNTATSTKTDPARAEAGTTLNLPTNGGFIPRAFAYETGKLPGSKRNQITVGRRSIDAQRESPGHQAQASSVSSAGASIASQLMLRSIRGSIQYDVPQIECPVSEDGMERFACPTADRMGRYHCIDDHVLCDGFIDCPTGEDEDRQACMFYKTTKAHLDVLADAILRWARGR